A portion of the bacterium genome contains these proteins:
- a CDS encoding class I SAM-dependent methyltransferase, with protein sequence MSEIVKRHYDQLLADVYTWMYGGFDAQYSENLKFFKEQGIIPSSKGTALDLGAGSGFQTLALNDLGFDVLSVDISDKLCSELGARTKDRKIEVYNSDILRFLEVTTKEFEVIVCMGDTITHFGSKEDIYKSIRLCSEKTVPGGSFILSFRDYSVELSGVSRFIPVRSDAEKIFTCFVEYAPEKVYVHDILNIRISEKWEHKISVYPKLRLSVDWMKGVLESNGLRITWSETSKGFVRLIARKV encoded by the coding sequence ATGTCAGAAATTGTCAAAAGACATTACGACCAGCTATTGGCAGATGTCTATACTTGGATGTATGGCGGGTTTGATGCCCAATACTCTGAAAATCTTAAGTTTTTTAAGGAACAAGGTATTATCCCATCCAGCAAAGGTACAGCTTTGGACTTGGGAGCAGGTAGCGGGTTTCAAACATTAGCACTAAATGATTTAGGTTTTGATGTTTTGAGTGTTGATATAAGTGATAAACTTTGCTCCGAATTGGGAGCACGTACTAAAGATCGAAAAATTGAAGTTTATAATTCGGATATTCTAAGATTTTTAGAAGTTACAACAAAAGAATTTGAAGTAATTGTTTGTATGGGAGATACGATTACACACTTTGGTTCCAAAGAAGATATTTATAAATCTATCAGACTATGCTCCGAAAAAACAGTTCCCGGAGGTTCCTTTATTTTATCTTTTCGCGATTACAGCGTGGAACTTTCAGGTGTTTCACGGTTTATTCCGGTTCGATCAGATGCAGAAAAGATATTTACGTGTTTTGTTGAGTATGCTCCCGAAAAAGTTTATGTGCACGATATTTTAAATATCAGGATTAGCGAAAAATGGGAGCATAAAATAAGTGTTTATCCTAAATTGAGGCTCTCGGTGGATTGGATGAAAGGGGTTTTGGAGTCCAACGGTCTGCGAATAACATGGTCCGAAACGTCTAAAGGTTTTGTGCGACTAATCGCACGCAAGGTCTAA
- a CDS encoding bifunctional riboflavin kinase/FAD synthetase — protein MQILQGFDAINPDRPSVFTMGTFDGVHRGHQAVIKKLVEDAQALKARSVILTFDPHPQSVVNPEKAKSIPILTTMHEKQEVFAKLGVDALLIVKFDRSLMEKTGQEFVDQFLIQRAGLKKLLLGYDHAFGKNRSGTFESLQPMAVEKNFIIEKLPAFDFDRIVVNSTMIRNMLKDGDVATANDLLGRRYIVEGTVQHGAGRGRTIGFPTANIQPTHMQKLIPMPGVYACRVNVDGSSFPAVTNIGQRPTFDTSLQTVIEAHILDFDRDLYDRSVGLEFIYRIRDERKFSSREELIWQIRQDIRHAREQGF, from the coding sequence ATGCAAATTTTACAAGGTTTTGACGCGATAAATCCCGATAGACCATCGGTATTTACTATGGGCACATTTGACGGTGTGCATCGCGGTCATCAGGCGGTTATAAAAAAATTAGTCGAAGATGCGCAGGCGTTGAAGGCGCGCTCGGTTATTCTTACGTTTGATCCTCATCCCCAATCTGTAGTTAATCCTGAAAAAGCGAAATCCATACCTATTCTGACTACGATGCACGAAAAGCAAGAGGTCTTTGCCAAGTTGGGGGTGGATGCGCTTCTTATTGTAAAATTTGACCGTTCCTTAATGGAAAAAACAGGGCAAGAATTTGTTGACCAATTTTTGATTCAACGAGCCGGCCTGAAAAAATTACTGTTAGGCTACGATCATGCTTTTGGAAAAAACCGAAGCGGCACATTCGAGTCGTTACAGCCGATGGCTGTCGAAAAGAATTTTATTATCGAAAAATTGCCGGCGTTTGATTTTGATCGTATTGTCGTTAATAGCACGATGATTCGCAATATGTTGAAAGACGGGGATGTAGCTACAGCCAATGATCTTTTAGGCCGTCGTTATATCGTCGAAGGCACGGTACAGCATGGCGCCGGGCGAGGCCGCACGATCGGGTTCCCTACGGCAAACATCCAACCCACACATATGCAGAAACTCATCCCGATGCCGGGCGTTTACGCATGCCGTGTGAATGTGGATGGTTCTTCATTTCCTGCGGTTACTAATATTGGCCAGAGACCTACGTTCGACACGAGTTTGCAAACCGTGATCGAAGCGCATATCCTTGATTTTGATCGTGATCTGTATGATCGATCTGTCGGTCTTGAGTTTATTTATCGTATTCGGGACGAACGTAAATTTTCATCCCGCGAAGAATTGATCTGGCAAATTCGTCAGGATATCCGCCATGCGCGCGAACAAGGTTTTTAG
- a CDS encoding MerR family transcriptional regulator: MTEPIKKIYYTISEVCEKTDLKQYVLRYWETEFDALKPLKNRSGNRVYTEDDIDNILKIKKLLYEDKFTIEGAKKRMLGDTEQLPVVPVPQNNNNREKAHHLIEDIRLDIETLLKQL, from the coding sequence ATGACCGAACCGATCAAAAAAATATACTATACGATCAGTGAAGTTTGTGAAAAAACCGATCTGAAGCAGTATGTACTTCGGTATTGGGAAACGGAATTTGATGCGCTGAAGCCGCTTAAAAACCGTTCCGGTAACAGAGTTTATACGGAAGACGACATAGATAATATCCTCAAAATAAAGAAACTACTGTACGAGGATAAGTTTACGATCGAAGGCGCCAAAAAAAGAATGTTGGGGGATACAGAACAACTCCCGGTTGTACCGGTTCCTCAAAACAATAATAATAGGGAAAAAGCACATCATCTGATCGAAGATATCCGACTGGATATAGAGACGCTCTTAAAGCAACTGTAA
- the rpsO gene encoding 30S ribosomal protein S15, with protein sequence MAVTKEQKIEVIKKHGGTATNTGATEVQIALLTQHINELTKHLQEHKKDHSSRRSLLKLVGQRKRLLTYLTKKDIEKYRSLIAELGIRK encoded by the coding sequence ATGGCCGTTACCAAAGAACAAAAAATCGAAGTGATTAAAAAGCACGGCGGAACTGCGACAAATACCGGGGCCACGGAAGTCCAGATCGCGCTGCTCACGCAACACATCAACGAGCTCACAAAGCACCTGCAAGAGCACAAAAAAGATCACAGCTCGCGCCGTTCGTTGCTCAAACTCGTTGGTCAGCGCAAACGTTTACTCACGTATTTGACCAAGAAAGATATTGAGAAATATCGTTCATTGATCGCAGAACTCGGTATCCGTAAGTAA
- the ald gene encoding alanine dehydrogenase, which produces MIIGVPKEIKTKENRVGLLPVGVAELKKHGHTVIVENNAGVGSGFDNDAYVKAGAEIVPTPKDVYGRADMIVKVKEPIKPEYELIRENQVVFTYFHFAADRALTEAMIKSKCIAIAYETVQRSDRKLPLLDPMSEVAGRMAVHAGAKYLEKTFGGRGLLLSGVPGTEPATVVVIGGGVVGTNAAKIAAGFGARVIMMDIDLYRLRYLDDIMPKNVHTMMSNSYNIAEVIKHADLVIGAVLIPGAKAPHLITRDMLKTMKPGAVIVDVAVDQGGCVETTKPTTHEEPIYNIDGIVHYCVANMPGAVPFTSTVALTNATLPYAVQLANKGWEKAVKDNHELLLGCNILNGKVVYKGVADAFDLPYVPVEQVVK; this is translated from the coding sequence ATGATTATAGGTGTACCTAAGGAAATCAAAACCAAAGAAAACCGTGTCGGTCTTTTGCCCGTAGGCGTAGCCGAACTCAAAAAACACGGTCATACTGTGATAGTCGAAAATAATGCCGGTGTAGGCAGCGGTTTCGACAATGATGCATATGTCAAAGCCGGAGCTGAAATCGTACCGACCCCTAAAGATGTTTACGGTCGTGCTGATATGATCGTCAAAGTCAAAGAGCCGATCAAACCGGAATACGAATTGATTCGCGAGAATCAGGTCGTATTTACGTATTTTCACTTTGCTGCCGATCGTGCTTTGACCGAAGCGATGATCAAATCCAAGTGTATTGCGATCGCTTATGAAACGGTTCAACGTTCGGATCGTAAGTTGCCTTTGCTTGATCCGATGTCAGAAGTAGCAGGACGTATGGCGGTCCATGCCGGTGCTAAGTATCTTGAAAAAACGTTTGGAGGCCGCGGATTACTTCTGAGCGGCGTTCCCGGCACTGAACCCGCAACCGTCGTTGTGATCGGTGGAGGTGTTGTAGGTACCAACGCTGCAAAAATAGCCGCTGGTTTCGGTGCGCGTGTCATTATGATGGATATTGATTTGTATCGTTTGCGTTATTTGGATGATATTATGCCCAAAAACGTACATACCATGATGTCCAATAGCTATAATATCGCCGAAGTGATCAAACATGCCGATCTCGTGATCGGTGCTGTTTTGATACCCGGAGCCAAAGCCCCGCACCTTATTACACGCGATATGCTAAAAACCATGAAACCCGGTGCCGTAATCGTGGATGTGGCTGTGGATCAGGGTGGTTGCGTTGAAACAACTAAACCTACGACACACGAAGAACCGATCTACAACATAGACGGTATCGTACACTATTGCGTTGCCAATATGCCCGGTGCGGTTCCGTTTACGTCGACGGTCGCTTTGACCAATGCAACACTGCCGTATGCCGTACAATTGGCCAATAAAGGCTGGGAGAAAGCCGTCAAAGACAATCACGAACTTTTACTCGGATGCAATATCCTCAATGGAAAAGTCGTTTATAAAGGCGTCGCTGATGCGTTTGACCTTCCTTATGTTCCGGTAGAACAAGTCGTCAAATAA
- a CDS encoding insulinase family protein yields MKTLYDENNYTKVILDNGLTLVSQHMPHLRSVSIGVWITAGSRFESADTMGIFHFIEHSVFKGTKHRSALQIAKSLENVGGSINAFTSKEHTCFYANILSEDMALAVDVLADLVIHARFDAKEINREKQVILEEIRDTEDTPEEFVQDYFYGQVYRNHPMGYNILGTPQSVKVLDRKSIVDTYRKYYVPSNMVVSVAGNFDEAKLQSVIAKKFVFPKSLRNTSYWPTGFEKYAIRNTPSKTEVVEKKINQAHVCMGVTIHESYTDDHRFEYLVLNTVLGGGMSSRLFQKIREKMGLAYSIYSFVDFLNDGGIFGVYWATDKNQVQKSVDTVKAELRKLADKPITAGELRMAKAQIKANLLFGLESTSTRMIRLAKNEIYLGKKVNIGEITKLIDRLTIRDIQKTGNTLAKLVDKMQISIVQ; encoded by the coding sequence ATGAAAACTTTATACGACGAGAATAATTATACCAAGGTCATTCTGGATAACGGACTGACCTTGGTTTCTCAGCATATGCCGCACCTGCGTTCGGTATCTATCGGGGTGTGGATTACAGCCGGAAGCCGGTTTGAATCAGCCGATACGATGGGGATCTTTCACTTTATCGAACATAGCGTATTCAAAGGGACGAAACATCGTAGCGCGTTGCAAATCGCCAAAAGTTTAGAAAATGTCGGCGGCAGCATCAATGCTTTTACCAGTAAAGAGCATACGTGTTTTTATGCGAATATTCTCAGCGAGGATATGGCCTTAGCCGTGGATGTGCTGGCCGACTTAGTGATTCATGCACGATTTGATGCCAAGGAAATAAATCGCGAAAAACAGGTGATTCTAGAAGAAATTCGTGATACGGAAGATACGCCCGAAGAATTTGTACAGGATTATTTTTATGGTCAGGTGTATCGAAATCATCCGATGGGTTATAATATCCTTGGAACACCGCAAAGCGTAAAAGTTTTGGATCGTAAAAGCATAGTGGATACGTATCGTAAATATTACGTACCATCCAATATGGTGGTGTCTGTTGCAGGTAATTTTGATGAGGCCAAACTGCAATCGGTCATTGCAAAAAAATTTGTATTTCCAAAAAGTTTGCGTAATACATCCTACTGGCCGACGGGTTTCGAAAAATATGCCATACGAAATACTCCGTCAAAAACTGAGGTAGTTGAAAAGAAGATCAATCAAGCACATGTGTGTATGGGAGTGACGATTCATGAATCCTATACCGATGATCATCGTTTTGAATATCTAGTTCTCAATACCGTGCTTGGCGGCGGTATGAGTTCGCGTTTATTTCAAAAAATTCGTGAAAAGATGGGCTTGGCGTATTCCATATACAGTTTTGTTGATTTTTTAAATGACGGGGGCATTTTTGGAGTGTATTGGGCCACCGATAAAAATCAGGTCCAAAAAAGTGTGGATACGGTAAAAGCCGAATTACGTAAGCTTGCGGATAAACCGATTACAGCCGGAGAATTGCGTATGGCCAAAGCGCAAATCAAAGCAAATCTTCTTTTCGGCCTTGAAAGTACCAGTACGCGCATGATACGTTTGGCAAAAAATGAAATTTATCTTGGCAAGAAAGTAAATATCGGTGAAATCACTAAATTGATTGACCGACTTACGATCCGAGACATCCAAAAAACAGGGAATACGCTTGCAAAACTTGTAGATAAAATGCAAATTTCAATTGTTCAATAA
- the alaS gene encoding alanine--tRNA ligase — translation MAHVLTAKEIRSQFIRFFEERGHRFVPSSPVVPNDDPTLLFTNAGMNQFKPIFLGTEKRDYTRAANSQKCIRVSGKHNDLEEVGHDTYHHTFFEMLGNWSFGDYYKTEAIQWAWELFTKQWGLPKDRLYATVYKTDDEAVETWKKVTDINPDHILRFGEKDNFWEMGDTGPCGPCSEIHIDLTPDGNGGKLVNAGSPEVIELWNLVFIQFNRNADRSLTELPAKHVDTGAGFERVARVLQGKTSNYDIDLFTDIISGIEKVAGKNYAESAIQAPFRVIADHIRMLTFSITDGAIPGNDGRGYVLRRILRRAALYGRKLELHEPFIYKLVANVVGAMGDAFPEIRARQEFVERVIKTEEENFNKTLDRGIEVFEDMARKLESKGIKQIPGADVFKLYDTFGFPADMTRVMATERGLSVDEEKFTEEMKAQKQRSRDEGKKIFINKEIKWETFGSEVKTKFIGYDVLESQAKPLKYFRDGKLIQMVFDQTPFYAESGGQVGDKGTVTIGNHVFEIWDTQRVGDDVVHFADDFENFSLSSAASAQLSVSKDHREPTIKNHSATHLLHSALRSVLGEHVHQSGSVVEPYRLRFDFSHFEKITDDQLKKIETMVQEKVFENIALQHHRNIPIADAKKMGALSFFGDKYGEFVNVVQFGEYSKEFCGGTHVPSTGKIGFFKIVSESSIASGVRRIEAITGSVAEGLFRNQYALQESLRHTLNCKPEEISERIESLINDRKLLEKELSDLRLQSVTSQLDGLIASAVMVNGFKVITRKITLPSGTELRAVGDQLREKLTSGVGVLATQDTILCVVSDDLIRDKKLHAGNLVKAIAQIAGGSGGGRPHSATAGIKDISKLDAALAKVNELVSM, via the coding sequence ATGGCACATGTTCTTACGGCGAAAGAAATTCGTAGTCAATTTATCCGTTTTTTTGAAGAGCGCGGGCATCGTTTTGTACCATCCAGTCCGGTTGTTCCTAATGACGATCCGACGTTACTTTTTACTAATGCAGGGATGAACCAGTTTAAGCCCATTTTTTTGGGTACCGAAAAACGAGACTATACACGAGCGGCCAATTCGCAAAAATGTATCCGCGTCAGCGGCAAACACAACGATCTCGAAGAAGTAGGGCACGATACATACCACCATACATTTTTTGAAATGTTGGGTAACTGGTCATTTGGGGATTATTATAAGACCGAAGCGATACAGTGGGCATGGGAACTTTTTACGAAGCAGTGGGGGTTGCCTAAAGATCGCCTTTATGCAACCGTGTACAAGACGGACGATGAAGCGGTCGAAACTTGGAAAAAAGTTACGGATATCAATCCGGATCATATTTTGCGATTTGGAGAAAAAGATAATTTTTGGGAAATGGGCGATACGGGACCGTGCGGGCCGTGTTCAGAAATACATATTGATCTTACACCGGACGGGAATGGCGGCAAATTGGTCAATGCCGGGTCACCCGAAGTGATCGAACTCTGGAATCTGGTGTTCATACAGTTTAATCGAAATGCCGATCGCAGCCTGACTGAACTACCGGCTAAACACGTTGATACCGGTGCCGGTTTTGAACGCGTTGCACGGGTTTTACAGGGTAAAACTTCGAACTACGATATTGATTTGTTTACTGATATTATTTCAGGAATTGAAAAAGTAGCGGGAAAAAATTACGCCGAATCCGCGATTCAGGCGCCGTTTCGTGTCATTGCCGACCACATCCGCATGTTGACGTTTTCTATAACGGATGGTGCTATTCCGGGCAACGACGGCCGAGGTTATGTTTTGCGGCGCATTCTGCGGAGGGCTGCATTATATGGTCGTAAACTCGAATTGCATGAACCGTTTATTTACAAGCTTGTTGCCAATGTCGTTGGTGCGATGGGTGATGCTTTTCCTGAAATCCGTGCACGACAGGAGTTTGTCGAGCGCGTAATCAAAACCGAGGAAGAAAATTTTAATAAAACACTTGATCGCGGTATCGAAGTTTTTGAAGACATGGCACGCAAATTGGAATCTAAAGGCATAAAACAAATACCGGGTGCGGATGTATTCAAACTTTATGATACGTTCGGATTTCCGGCGGATATGACGCGTGTGATGGCGACCGAGCGCGGCCTTTCTGTGGATGAAGAAAAGTTTACGGAAGAAATGAAGGCGCAAAAACAACGTTCGCGTGACGAAGGAAAAAAAATATTTATCAATAAAGAGATAAAATGGGAAACGTTCGGATCCGAGGTTAAAACCAAATTTATCGGGTATGATGTTTTGGAAAGTCAGGCCAAACCGTTGAAATATTTCCGTGATGGTAAATTGATACAAATGGTATTTGATCAAACGCCTTTCTACGCGGAGTCCGGCGGTCAGGTCGGTGACAAAGGTACGGTGACGATCGGAAACCATGTATTTGAAATTTGGGATACGCAGCGTGTGGGGGATGACGTCGTGCATTTTGCGGATGATTTTGAGAATTTTTCATTATCGTCAGCCGCATCCGCACAGCTTTCCGTTTCCAAAGATCATCGCGAGCCGACCATCAAAAATCATTCGGCCACGCATTTATTGCATTCGGCACTGCGTTCAGTTCTCGGTGAACACGTTCATCAGTCCGGTTCCGTAGTTGAGCCTTATCGTTTACGATTTGATTTTTCGCATTTTGAAAAAATCACGGATGACCAGTTGAAGAAAATCGAAACCATGGTGCAGGAAAAAGTATTTGAAAACATTGCTTTGCAGCACCATCGCAATATACCGATCGCCGATGCGAAAAAAATGGGCGCGTTATCGTTTTTCGGAGACAAGTACGGTGAATTTGTCAATGTGGTGCAGTTTGGCGAATACAGCAAAGAATTTTGCGGCGGCACGCACGTGCCCTCGACGGGGAAAATCGGTTTTTTCAAAATCGTGTCCGAATCCAGCATCGCCTCCGGTGTGCGCCGGATTGAAGCCATTACCGGATCCGTCGCGGAGGGATTATTCCGAAATCAATATGCATTGCAAGAATCATTACGGCACACGCTCAATTGTAAACCGGAAGAAATCTCGGAACGCATCGAATCTTTGATCAATGATCGTAAACTTCTTGAAAAAGAACTGTCGGATCTTCGTCTGCAAAGTGTGACTAGCCAATTAGACGGTTTGATTGCATCCGCCGTTATGGTTAACGGATTTAAAGTAATTACTCGCAAAATAACATTGCCGTCAGGAACGGAATTGCGTGCGGTGGGTGATCAGCTGCGTGAGAAATTGACTTCCGGTGTAGGTGTCCTCGCCACCCAAGATACGATCCTTTGTGTGGTCAGTGATGATCTGATCCGTGATAAAAAACTGCACGCCGGAAATCTGGTAAAAGCTATTGCACAAATAGCCGGAGGAAGCGGCGGGGGCAGACCGCATTCGGCAACGGCTGGTATTAAGGATATTTCCAAACTGGATGCTGCATTAGCAAAAGTAAACGAACTCGTGTCGATGTAA
- the glmM gene encoding phosphoglucosamine mutase, translated as MVSVSGIRGIIGESLTPEVITKYAAAFGTWCNGGTVVVGRDSRVSGEMVKTLVTGTLLAAGCKIVDIGIVPTPTVEITVNDMNAHGGIAITASHNPIQWNALKLIGPRGRFLTQSQMNEVLEIADRKSTLLATWDRIGKINYYDHAIQNHIDHILELEYIDVEALRKRNFKVVVDCVNGAGGVIVPRLLKELGCNVVVINEEPHGVFPRNPEPSVDNLKALEETVRQHQAHIGFAVDPDVDRLALVNEKGQAIGEELTLMIATDLVLSRKKGPVVVNASTTMGIDQIASMYGVQTHHTRIGEINVSIKMEEIDSVIGGEGNGGVILPEIHLGRDACTGIALALQYVLQKNKPFSECVAELPYFIMKKDKIELHDIDADAVMTKILKDQKKGRVDTVDGVKIIFEDGWIHFRKSNTEPIMRIIAEARTQERLDNMIQSFTSYFH; from the coding sequence ATGGTTAGCGTTTCCGGCATACGTGGTATCATCGGTGAAAGTCTTACGCCGGAAGTGATCACAAAATACGCGGCCGCTTTTGGCACGTGGTGTAATGGCGGTACGGTTGTTGTCGGTCGGGATTCGCGGGTGTCCGGCGAGATGGTCAAAACACTCGTGACCGGTACATTGCTTGCCGCGGGATGTAAAATCGTAGACATCGGTATAGTACCTACGCCGACGGTAGAGATCACAGTCAATGATATGAACGCGCACGGCGGTATTGCCATCACTGCAAGCCATAATCCCATCCAATGGAACGCGCTGAAACTGATCGGACCTAGGGGGCGTTTTTTGACACAGAGTCAGATGAATGAGGTACTCGAAATAGCGGATCGTAAATCCACCTTGCTTGCAACATGGGATCGCATCGGAAAAATCAACTATTATGATCACGCCATTCAAAATCATATTGATCATATTCTAGAACTAGAATACATCGATGTGGAGGCGCTGCGAAAACGTAACTTTAAAGTTGTAGTGGACTGCGTGAATGGCGCAGGCGGCGTGATCGTGCCCAGACTTCTCAAAGAACTGGGGTGTAACGTAGTGGTGATCAATGAAGAACCGCATGGCGTGTTTCCTCGTAATCCGGAGCCATCTGTTGATAATCTAAAAGCACTCGAAGAAACGGTTCGCCAACATCAAGCCCATATTGGTTTTGCCGTTGATCCTGATGTTGATAGGTTGGCATTGGTCAACGAAAAAGGCCAAGCCATCGGTGAAGAATTGACCTTAATGATCGCAACGGACCTCGTTTTATCACGCAAAAAGGGCCCGGTTGTCGTCAACGCATCTACCACTATGGGCATAGATCAAATTGCCTCCATGTACGGCGTTCAAACTCATCATACACGTATTGGTGAAATCAATGTTTCCATCAAAATGGAAGAGATAGACTCCGTCATCGGCGGCGAAGGTAACGGAGGCGTGATCTTACCGGAAATTCATCTTGGCCGCGATGCATGTACCGGGATTGCTCTTGCCTTACAGTATGTATTACAAAAAAATAAACCGTTTTCAGAATGTGTAGCCGAGCTTCCTTATTTTATCATGAAAAAAGATAAAATCGAATTGCATGATATTGATGCCGATGCTGTCATGACCAAAATACTTAAGGATCAGAAAAAAGGCCGCGTAGATACGGTGGATGGTGTTAAAATTATTTTCGAAGACGGATGGATTCATTTTCGCAAGTCCAATACCGAACCGATCATGCGTATAATAGCCGAAGCGCGTACGCAAGAAAGATTGGATAATATGATACAATCGTTTACCTCATACTTTCATTAA
- the pnp gene encoding polyribonucleotide nucleotidyltransferase, whose product MFTIKSRSMELGGRTLTIEHGRVARQADGAVWITYGDTTILATVVCAKEMKEGIDYFPLMVDYRESSYSAGKIPGGFFRREGRPSEKEILSSRLIDRPLRPLFPEGFFYDTIINVNVISSDQEGSADVIGGIGASAALMVSDVPFDNPIASVRVGRIDGQMIINPTFKQLETSDMDIVVSGTKDSIAMVEGESREISEEDMLNAILFAHDVIKQVIALQEELAKDIAPVKRTFDAATLPQDFINDITAIAKPVVYEADRIADKSLRNEKLKELKKSLCEQFAEKYPEMDAAIKKMVDDLQYADMRSMILDEKRRLDGRTTRDIRQIVCQTSVLPRVHGSALFTRGQTQALVATTLGTKLDEQIIDGVDSVETYKRFMLHYNFPPFSVGEARGSRGPGRREIGHGNLAERALKNMAPSDAEFPYTIRIVSDILESNGSSSMASVCGGSLSLMDAGVPMKSPVAGIAMGLIKESEKYAILSDILGDEDHLGDMDFKVAGTTNGITACQMDIKIRGISTEIMREALAQAKDGRMHILGIMNTALAQPRPDISRYAPKITTIKIKQDLIGLVIGPGGKMIRHIIEASGATIDIEDDGTVKIGAVNSENAEIAINMIKALTEEPEIGKKYSGPIKKITEFGAFVEILPGKEGLLHISEIDYKRVAKVEDYFKLGDVVEVLLQDMTQRDGKTKYELSRKALMPKPEGHVEPEKDANRGQGHEHRRSSHHHKKDRH is encoded by the coding sequence ATGTTTACAATCAAATCCCGATCCATGGAACTGGGCGGGCGTACGCTCACGATCGAACATGGTCGTGTAGCGCGTCAAGCCGATGGTGCGGTGTGGATTACCTATGGTGATACCACGATTTTGGCAACCGTTGTGTGTGCCAAAGAAATGAAAGAAGGCATTGATTATTTTCCGCTGATGGTGGATTACCGCGAGAGTTCGTATTCTGCCGGTAAAATACCCGGCGGTTTTTTCCGTCGTGAAGGCCGTCCCTCGGAAAAAGAAATTCTTTCAAGTCGTCTTATTGATCGTCCGCTTCGTCCGTTATTTCCCGAAGGATTTTTTTACGATACGATCATCAATGTCAATGTGATTTCGTCGGATCAGGAAGGCAGTGCAGATGTGATCGGCGGTATTGGCGCTTCGGCTGCACTTATGGTCAGCGATGTTCCGTTTGATAATCCGATAGCCTCTGTGCGTGTAGGGCGAATTGACGGTCAAATGATCATCAATCCCACATTCAAACAATTAGAAACCAGCGATATGGATATCGTGGTTTCCGGCACCAAAGACTCCATCGCCATGGTGGAGGGGGAGTCCCGCGAGATTTCCGAAGAAGATATGCTTAATGCGATTCTTTTTGCGCATGATGTTATCAAACAAGTCATTGCGCTTCAGGAAGAATTAGCCAAAGATATTGCGCCCGTAAAAAGAACATTCGACGCCGCAACGTTACCGCAGGATTTTATCAACGACATTACCGCGATCGCTAAGCCGGTCGTGTATGAAGCCGATCGCATCGCAGATAAATCGCTGCGCAACGAGAAACTAAAAGAACTGAAGAAGTCACTCTGCGAACAGTTTGCAGAAAAATATCCGGAGATGGATGCGGCAATCAAAAAAATGGTTGATGATCTCCAGTATGCCGATATGCGTTCGATGATCCTGGATGAAAAGCGGCGCTTAGACGGTCGTACGACGCGCGATATTCGTCAGATCGTATGCCAAACTAGCGTACTTCCTCGCGTTCACGGATCGGCACTTTTTACCCGCGGCCAAACCCAAGCGCTTGTGGCTACCACACTTGGTACCAAATTAGATGAACAGATTATTGACGGTGTGGATTCGGTAGAAACGTACAAACGATTCATGTTGCATTACAATTTTCCGCCGTTTTCAGTCGGCGAAGCACGCGGTTCGCGCGGTCCCGGTCGTCGTGAAATAGGACACGGTAACTTAGCCGAACGCGCACTCAAAAATATGGCGCCGTCCGATGCCGAGTTCCCCTACACGATTCGTATCGTGAGCGATATTTTAGAATCCAATGGCTCAAGTTCTATGGCTTCGGTCTGCGGCGGTTCGCTTTCACTTATGGATGCAGGCGTTCCGATGAAATCGCCCGTAGCCGGTATCGCTATGGGACTTATCAAAGAATCGGAAAAATATGCGATTCTCAGCGATATCCTTGGTGACGAAGATCATTTGGGAGATATGGATTTTAAAGTAGCCGGTACGACCAATGGGATCACGGCATGTCAGATGGATATCAAAATACGTGGTATCTCAACGGAAATCATGCGTGAAGCTTTGGCACAGGCTAAAGACGGACGTATGCACATTCTGGGTATCATGAATACCGCGCTGGCTCAACCTCGCCCGGATATTTCACGGTATGCGCCGAAGATCACAACCATTAAGATCAAACAAGATCTTATCGGTTTGGTGATCGGACCCGGCGGCAAAATGATACGCCACATTATAGAAGCATCCGGTGCAACGATAGATATCGAAGATGACGGTACCGTCAAAATCGGCGCAGTCAATTCCGAAAATGCTGAAATCGCAATCAACATGATCAAAGCGCTTACCGAAGAACCGGAAATCGGAAAAAAATATAGCGGCCCGATCAAGAAGATTACAGAATTCGGCGCTTTTGTCGAAATCCTGCCCGGAAAAGAAGGGCTTCTGCATATATCGGAGATTGATTACAAGCGCGTTGCTAAAGTAGAAGATTACTTCAAACTTGGTGATGTGGTTGAGGTTCTTTTGCAAGATATGACGCAGCGGGATGGTAAAACCAAATATGAATTGAGCCGTAAAGCGCTTATGCCCAAACCCGAAGGTCATGTAGAACCTGAAAAAGATGCCAACCGCGGGCAAGGTCACGAACATCGCCGCAGTAGTCATCATCACAAAAAGGACAGACACTAA